The Marivivens sp. LCG002 genome contains a region encoding:
- a CDS encoding 2-oxoglutarate dehydrogenase E1 component, with translation MNDQSPNDVFHASSFLQGHNADYIEQLYARYADNPGAVDETWRAFFASLGDAPADAKSEAAGASWSRLDWPPVPNDDLTAALDGQWPADAKAAGDKIKAKAAEKGVEISEAQLRSAVLDSIRALMIIRAYRIRGHLVADLDPLGMSKNEPHPELDPKTYGFTATDMDRPIFIDNVLGLEVATMNEILAVLRRTYCGTFALQYMHISNPEEAGWLKERIEGFGKEITFTQNGRKAILNKLVEAEGFEKFLHVKYMGTKRFGLDGGEALIPAMEQIIKRGGALGVQEIIIGMPHRGRLNILANVMSKPYRAIFNEFQGGSFKPEDVDGSGDVKYHLGASSDREFDGNKVHLSLTANPSHLEAVNPVVLGKARAKSDQLNDMTRSSVLPILLHGDAAFAGQGVVAECFGLSGLRGHRTGGTIHIVVNNQIGFTTAPHFSRSSPYPTDIALMVEAPIFHVNGDDPEAVVHAAKVATEFRQKFHKDVVIDIFCYRRFGHNEGDEPMFTNPAMYNRIKKHKTTLQLYTERLVKDGLIPEGEIEDMKAEFQAHLNEEFEAGKDYKPNKADWLDGRWSHMDRQKEGNYQRGETAIKEETLQEVGKALVKVPDNFNLHRTVGRLLETKAQMFETGKGFDWATGEALAFGSLQLEGYPIRLAGQDATRGTFSQRHSAFIDQETEERYYPLNNIREGQARYEVIDSMLSEYAVLGFEYGYSLAEPNALVMWEAQFGDFANGAQIMFDQFISSGESKWLRMSGLVMLLPHGFEGQGPEHSSARLERFLQMCGQDNWIVANCTTPANYFHILRRQLHRNYRKPLVLMTPKSLLRHKLAISDVEDFTTGSSFHRVLWDDAQKGHSDTKLVSDDKIKRVVMCSGKVYYDLLEERDARGINDVYLLRIEQFYPFPAMSLVKELERFKNAEMVWCQEEPKNQGAWTFIEPNIEWVLTRIDAKHKRPSYAGRAASASPATGLASQHKAQQTALVNEALTIEGK, from the coding sequence ATGAACGATCAATCTCCTAACGACGTGTTCCATGCCTCCTCCTTCCTGCAAGGACACAATGCGGACTATATCGAGCAGCTTTATGCCCGTTATGCCGACAACCCCGGTGCCGTCGATGAGACGTGGCGCGCGTTTTTTGCATCCTTGGGCGACGCCCCTGCCGATGCGAAATCCGAAGCTGCTGGCGCATCCTGGAGCCGCCTTGACTGGCCGCCCGTACCGAATGACGACCTGACTGCCGCTCTCGACGGCCAGTGGCCCGCAGATGCCAAGGCCGCAGGAGACAAGATCAAAGCCAAGGCCGCCGAAAAGGGCGTCGAGATCAGCGAAGCCCAGCTGCGCAGCGCCGTGCTCGACTCGATCCGCGCTCTGATGATCATCCGCGCCTATCGCATCCGCGGTCACCTTGTGGCCGACCTCGATCCGCTTGGAATGTCCAAGAACGAGCCGCACCCCGAGCTCGACCCCAAGACCTATGGCTTCACCGCCACCGACATGGATCGCCCGATCTTTATCGACAACGTGCTCGGTCTCGAAGTCGCGACGATGAACGAGATCCTTGCAGTGCTTCGCCGCACCTACTGCGGCACCTTCGCGCTCCAGTATATGCACATCTCGAACCCCGAAGAAGCAGGTTGGCTCAAAGAGCGGATCGAAGGCTTCGGCAAGGAAATCACCTTTACCCAGAACGGCCGCAAAGCCATCCTGAACAAGCTCGTCGAAGCCGAAGGGTTCGAAAAGTTCCTGCATGTGAAATACATGGGAACCAAGCGCTTCGGTCTTGATGGCGGCGAAGCTCTGATCCCCGCGATGGAACAGATCATCAAGCGCGGCGGTGCGCTTGGCGTGCAGGAAATCATCATCGGCATGCCGCACCGTGGCCGTCTGAACATCCTCGCCAACGTGATGAGCAAGCCCTATCGCGCGATCTTCAACGAATTCCAGGGCGGCTCGTTCAAGCCCGAGGACGTCGATGGATCGGGCGACGTGAAGTATCACCTCGGTGCCTCGTCGGACCGTGAGTTCGACGGCAACAAGGTTCACCTTTCGCTGACCGCGAACCCCTCACACCTCGAAGCCGTAAACCCTGTTGTGCTCGGCAAGGCCCGCGCCAAGAGCGACCAGCTCAACGACATGACCCGCTCTTCGGTTCTTCCGATCCTGTTGCATGGCGACGCAGCATTTGCAGGTCAGGGCGTCGTGGCGGAATGCTTCGGTCTTTCGGGTCTTCGCGGCCACCGCACCGGCGGTACGATCCACATTGTTGTGAACAACCAGATCGGCTTTACCACTGCGCCGCACTTCTCGCGCTCGTCGCCCTATCCGACCGACATCGCTCTGATGGTCGAAGCGCCGATCTTCCACGTGAACGGTGACGATCCCGAAGCGGTGGTCCACGCGGCAAAGGTTGCGACCGAATTCCGCCAGAAGTTCCACAAAGACGTTGTGATCGACATCTTCTGCTATCGCCGCTTTGGTCACAACGAAGGCGACGAGCCGATGTTCACCAACCCGGCGATGTATAACCGCATCAAAAAGCACAAGACCACGCTCCAGCTTTATACCGAACGTCTGGTCAAGGACGGTCTTATCCCCGAGGGCGAGATCGAGGATATGAAGGCTGAGTTCCAAGCCCACCTCAACGAAGAGTTCGAGGCAGGCAAGGACTATAAGCCGAACAAGGCCGACTGGCTCGACGGCCGTTGGAGCCATATGGACCGCCAGAAAGAGGGTAACTACCAGCGCGGCGAAACCGCGATCAAGGAAGAGACTCTTCAAGAAGTCGGCAAGGCGCTTGTCAAAGTGCCCGACAACTTCAACCTGCACCGCACGGTCGGGCGTCTGCTTGAAACCAAGGCGCAGATGTTCGAAACCGGCAAAGGGTTCGACTGGGCTACAGGCGAAGCGCTTGCCTTCGGCTCGCTCCAGCTTGAAGGCTATCCGATCCGTCTTGCAGGTCAGGACGCAACGCGCGGCACCTTCTCGCAGCGTCACTCTGCGTTCATCGATCAGGAAACCGAAGAGCGCTACTACCCGCTCAACAACATCCGCGAAGGTCAGGCCCGCTACGAAGTCATCGACTCGATGCTTTCGGAATATGCTGTTCTCGGTTTCGAATACGGCTATTCGCTGGCCGAGCCGAACGCGCTCGTGATGTGGGAAGCCCAATTCGGCGACTTCGCCAACGGCGCCCAGATCATGTTTGACCAGTTCATCTCGTCGGGCGAAAGCAAATGGCTCCGCATGTCGGGTCTCGTCATGCTTCTGCCGCACGGCTTCGAAGGCCAAGGCCCCGAGCACTCCTCGGCGCGTCTCGAGCGCTTCCTCCAGATGTGCGGTCAGGACAACTGGATCGTGGCGAACTGCACCACGCCTGCGAACTACTTCCACATCCTGCGCCGTCAGTTGCACCGCAACTACCGCAAGCCGCTGGTTCTGATGACGCCCAAATCGCTTCTGCGCCACAAGCTCGCGATCTCGGATGTCGAGGATTTCACCACCGGTTCGTCGTTCCACCGCGTCCTTTGGGACGATGCGCAAAAGGGTCATTCGGATACCAAGCTGGTCTCGGACGACAAGATCAAGCGGGTCGTCATGTGCTCGGGCAAGGTCTATTACGATCTTCTCGAAGAGCGTGATGCGCGCGGGATCAACGATGTCTACCTGCTCCGTATCGAACAGTTCTACCCGTTCCCTGCCATGTCGCTCGTCAAAGAGCTTGAGCGTTTCAAGAACGCCGAAATGGTCTGGTGTCAGGAAGAACCCAAGAACCAAGGCGCATGGACCTTTATCGAACCGAATATCGAGTGGGTCCTTACCCGCATCGACGCCAAGCACAAGCGCCCGTCCTATGCCGGTCGCGCCGCCTCGGCATCGCCGGCCACCGGTCTGGCGAGCCAGCACAAAGCCCAACAAACTGCGCTTGTGAACGAAGCGCTGACCATCGAAGGAAAGTAA
- the odhB gene encoding 2-oxoglutarate dehydrogenase complex dihydrolipoyllysine-residue succinyltransferase, giving the protein MSTEVRVPTLGESVTEATVATWFKKPGDAVAVDEMLCELETDKVTVEVPSPVAGTLSEIIAAEGETVGVDALLAQIAAGDAPAAAAPAAAAPAAEAPKAAAAPAGKDVEDAPSAKKLMAENNLSAGDVTGSGKDGRVMKSDVLAALAAPKAAAPAAAAPRAASAPQDAAREERVKMTKLRQTIARRLKESQNTAAMLTTYNEVDMSGVMELRNEYKDLFFKKHGVKLGFMSFFVKACTHALKEIPEVNAEIDGTDVVYKNYVNMGVAVGTPTGLVVPVVRDADQMSFAAIEKEIAELGVKGRDGKLSMAEMQGGTFTISNGGVYGSLMSSPILNPPQSGILGMHKIQDRPVVVNGQIVIRPMMYLALSYDHRIVDGKGAVTFLVRVKEALEDPRRLLMDL; this is encoded by the coding sequence ATGAGCACCGAAGTCCGCGTCCCGACGCTTGGCGAAAGCGTCACCGAAGCCACCGTTGCAACCTGGTTCAAAAAGCCGGGTGATGCAGTCGCAGTCGACGAAATGCTCTGCGAGCTTGAAACCGACAAAGTCACGGTCGAGGTTCCCTCGCCCGTTGCTGGCACTCTCTCGGAAATCATCGCAGCAGAAGGCGAGACCGTTGGCGTTGACGCCCTTCTCGCCCAGATCGCTGCGGGTGATGCACCTGCTGCTGCCGCCCCTGCCGCTGCGGCTCCTGCTGCCGAGGCTCCCAAGGCTGCGGCTGCGCCCGCAGGCAAAGATGTCGAGGATGCTCCCTCGGCCAAGAAGCTGATGGCAGAGAACAACCTCTCGGCTGGTGATGTCACCGGTTCGGGCAAAGACGGCCGCGTCATGAAGTCCGACGTTCTTGCCGCTCTTGCGGCCCCGAAAGCTGCGGCCCCTGCTGCCGCTGCGCCCCGCGCGGCTTCGGCTCCGCAGGACGCTGCCCGCGAAGAGCGCGTAAAGATGACCAAGCTGCGCCAGACCATCGCGCGCCGCCTCAAGGAGTCGCAGAACACCGCCGCCATGCTTACCACCTATAACGAAGTGGACATGTCGGGCGTTATGGAGCTGCGCAACGAATACAAGGACCTCTTCTTCAAGAAGCACGGCGTCAAGCTTGGCTTCATGTCCTTCTTCGTCAAAGCCTGCACCCACGCTCTCAAAGAAATCCCCGAGGTGAACGCAGAGATCGACGGCACGGACGTCGTCTACAAGAACTACGTGAACATGGGCGTTGCCGTCGGCACCCCCACCGGTCTCGTTGTTCCTGTTGTCCGTGATGCCGACCAGATGAGCTTTGCCGCCATCGAGAAGGAAATCGCCGAACTCGGTGTCAAAGGCCGCGACGGCAAGCTTTCCATGGCCGAAATGCAGGGCGGCACCTTCACCATCTCGAATGGTGGTGTTTACGGCTCGCTCATGTCCTCGCCCATCCTGAACCCCCCGCAGTCGGGTATCCTCGGCATGCACAAGATTCAGGACCGTCCGGTTGTGGTAAACGGCCAGATCGTCATCCGTCCGATGATGTATCTCGCCCTGTCCTATGACCACCGTATCGTCGACGGCAAAGGCGCCGTGACCTTCCTCGTCCGCGTCAAAGAAGCGCTCGAGGACCCGCGTCGCCTCCTGATGGATCTCTGA
- a CDS encoding MAPEG family protein, which produces MTPELKVLALAGLLQGLQFVLMSVPANLELGVGKTSSPRDPDRLGKPLMEQVSVKTGRLFRAMNNHFEALILFTIAVLVTVLGDVTTGFSAICAWVYLGARVLYIPAYYFGLAPWRSLIWFVGFLATMAMLGAALVQ; this is translated from the coding sequence ATGACCCCAGAACTGAAAGTTCTCGCACTTGCCGGCCTCCTTCAGGGGCTTCAATTCGTGCTTATGTCGGTGCCTGCAAATCTTGAACTCGGCGTTGGCAAAACCTCGAGCCCGCGTGACCCCGACCGGCTCGGAAAACCGCTCATGGAGCAGGTGAGCGTCAAAACGGGTCGCCTGTTCCGCGCCATGAACAACCATTTCGAGGCGCTTATCCTCTTTACCATCGCTGTTCTCGTCACTGTCCTCGGAGACGTGACCACGGGATTTTCGGCGATCTGTGCGTGGGTCTATCTCGGCGCACGCGTTCTCTATATCCCTGCCTATTATTTCGGCCTTGCCCCTTGGCGTTCGCTGATCTGGTTCGTAGGCTTTCTCGCAACAATGGCAATGCTCGGCGCGGCTCTTGTCCAATAA